In Cryptococcus gattii WM276 chromosome A, complete sequence, one genomic interval encodes:
- a CDS encoding Carnitine/acyl carnitine carrier, putative (Similar to TIGR gene model, INSD accession AAW41054.1), whose amino-acid sequence MSDDASEIEAVSRNAGKQTVDPVKSFLSGGFGGVSCVLVGHPFDLTKTRLQTAPPGVYTGAIDVVKKTVKADGFRGMYRGVTPPILGVTPIFAISFWGYDLGKRLVYSFSPYRTEPSLSIPELAFAGAFSALPATLVAAPAERVKVLLQVQGQNGAQAYNGVFDVVTKLYAEGGIRSLFRGTVATLARDGPGSAAYFATYEYLKKMLSAAPETLPDGSKAPAPPLSVPAIMAAGGGAGIAMWSLGIPPDTIKSRLQSAPQGTYTGFMDCARKLIAQDGVTALWKGFGPAMARAVPANAATFLGVELSLKMMDKMW is encoded by the exons ATGTCCGACGACGCCTCTGAAATCGAAGCCGTATCCAGAAACGCTGGAAAGCAAACCGTCGACCCCGTCAAGTCTTTCCTTTCCGGTGGATTTGGTGGCGT TTCTTGTGTCCTGGTTGGCCATCCATTTGACTTGACAAAGACGCGTCTCCAAACAGCTCCTCCTGGCGTTTACACAGGCGCCATTGATGTCGTGAAAAAGACCGTCAAGGCTGACGGCTTTAGAGG AATGTACCGAGGAGTAACTCCTCCCATATTAGGTGTTACTCCCATCTTCGCCATCTCTTTCTGG GGTTATGACCTCGGTAAGAGACTGGTGTACTCTTTCAGCCCCTACAGGACCGAGCCATCACTGTCTATACCCGAACTTGCCTTTGCTGGTGCTTTCAGTGCTCTCCCTGCTACCCTCGTTGCTGCCCCCGCCGAGCGAGTCAAAGTCCTTCTCCAG GTACAAGGCCAAAATGGCGCACAAGCTTACAACGGTGTATTTGACGTCGTCACCAAACTTTATGCCGAAGGCGGTATTCGTTCCCTCTTCCGAGGGACAGTTGCTACGCTTGCCCGTGACGGTCCGGGAAGCGCTGCCTACTTTGCTACTTATGAGTATCTCAAAAAGATGTTGTCCGCCGCCCCCGAGACCTTGCCAGATGGCTCCAAGGCTCCGGCACCGCCTTTGAGTGTACCGGCCATCATGGCCGCAGGCGGAGGTGCCGGTATTGCCATGTGGTCTCTAGGTATCCCCCCTGAT ACTATCAAATCCCGTCTCCAGAGTGCGCCCCAGGGGACATATACCGGCTTCATGGACTGTGCCCGAAAGCTTATCGCTCAAGACGGCGTGACCGCTCTGTGGAAGGGTTTCGGACCTGCAATGGCGAGAGCTGTTCCTGCAAAC GCCGCAACGTTCTTGGGCGTCGAGTTAAgtttgaagatgatggacAAGATGTGGTGA
- a CDS encoding Ptc1 protein phosphatase type 2C, putative (Similar to TIGR gene model, INSD accession AAW41104.1) translates to MPAHEPSTLAKAHPDHPTLSELVSDRPDPTTTTPLGHDIASPQQTTTPTSMSDVDSSSSSPKAALRPGGFSEGPNARSKSVTVASGEDTFGALNCHPALGSSTVVDGNLPAESFRVGVSEDRNRRCRRTMEDAHSFVYDFAGVKGQGYFAVFDGHAGKHAAEWCGQNFHEYLLDGLLTKPDTPIPDLMNKTFHLVDKRLSHLAHAGGTSSGCTAVTAFLRIEEMDDNSHKGFTNPGLQARGLAEGKGEDELESQTSLQPSSRRSSMGGGTGGHMGGASTPGVNGRTGSLARRLSSKKIRDFVKGLTSGSEKNDDDVIAEDEGVVSAADGTKVEAIEPQSEKGIRRVLYTANVGDARAVLCRGGKAVRLTYDHKGSDAQEAKRITDAGGFVMNNRVNGILAVTRSLGDASMKEFVVGAPYTTETTLDEQDEFLIVACDGLWDVCSDQEAVEIVHLITDPQEASKRLLDHAMSNFSTDNLSVMVIRFNH, encoded by the exons ATGCCCGCCCACGAGCCCTCCACTCTCGCCAAGGCCCACCCGGACCATCCAACCCTCTCCGAGCTTGTGTCAGACCGTCCCGATCCCA CAACCACCACGCCGCTGGGCCACGATAT CGCCTCACCTCAGCAAACCACTACTCCAACTTCCATGTCCGACGTAGACTCCAGTTCCAGCTCCCCTAAAGCTGCCCTCCGCCCCGGCGGCTTCTCTGAGGGTCCCAACGCCAGGAGTAAGAGCGTCACCGTCGCTTCGGGCGAAGACACATTTGGC GCTCTTAACTGCCATCCTGCTCTTGGATCATCGACCGTTGTCGACGGTAACCTTCCCGCTGAATCTTTCCGAGTGGGAGTCAGTGAAGATAGGAATAGGCGATGTAGGAGGACTATGGAGGATGCGCATAGCTTTGTCTATGACTTTGCCGGTGTCAAGGGTCAAGGGTACTTTGCAGTTTTCGA TGGACACGCCGGTAAACATGCTGCTGAATGGTGCGGTCAAAACTTTCACGAGTACCTCCTCGATGGCCTTCTCACTAAACCCGACACTCCCATTCCCGATCTCATGAACAAGACATTCCACCTTGTCGACAAACGACTCTCTCACCTCGCTCATGCTGGCGGCACCTCTTCCGGCTGTACGGCCGTCACTGCGTTCCTACGTATCGAAGAAATGGACGATAACTCCCACAAGGGATTCACTAATCCAGGTTTACAGGCTCGCGGTTTGGCGGAAGGTAAGGGAGAAGACGAACTCGAATCCCAAACTTCACTCCAGCCTTCCTCCCGTCGATCTTCAATGGGTGGTGGGACTGGCGGCCACATGGGCGGAGCGTCTACGCCAGGCGTTAATGGACGGACTGGAAGTTTGGCGAGACGATTGTCGAGCAAGAAAATACGAGACTTTGTCAAGGGTTTGACTAGCGGTTCGGAaaaaaatgatgatgacgTTATTGCGGAGGATGAAGGTGTGGTCAGTGCGGCAGATGGGACAAAGGTAGAAGCTATTGAACCACAGAGCGAAAAGGGTATCAGGAGGGTACTGTACACTGCCAATGTCGGAGACGCTAGAGCTGTTCTTTG TCGTGGAGGAAAGGCTGTCAGGTTGACGTATGACCACAAAGGCAGTGACGCCCAAGAAGCCAAGCGAATTACCGATGCAGGGGGTTTCGTCATGAACAATCGAGTCAACG GTATTCTCGCTGTTACACGGTCTTTGGGTGATGCCTCAATGAAAGAGTTTGTCGTCGGCGCGCCATACACGACTGAAACAACTCTAGACGAGCAAGACGAGTTTCTTATTGTCGCATGTGATGGC CTCTGGGATGTATGCTCAGATCAAGAAGCCGTTGAGATCGTTCATCTTATCACCGATCCCCAAGAAGCGTCAAAGCGACTCTTAGACCACGCCATGTCCAATTTTTCGACAGATAACTTGAGCGTCATGGTCATTCGCTTCAACCATTAG
- a CDS encoding Hypothetical protein (Similar to TIGR gene model, INSD accession AAW41105.1; CNA04840), producing the protein MTPPPSLMTTYARSTLLSLATPELPPPNPLRLQSFTPILRSSISDDEWGVREDLSTLLDGKPVSDFMPVHRDGKGRSEAAKSSSAGRPVSIRRNSDSSTSSSTSEVLFHFTSVTPSKINPPQVLVEFSNPFTSQNSLGVGIPIKLGRRKSSVSSIFQGFPASVNSSSSSLHIAPNGNLNVIGGARDSMTLGKELGRMRLGRRDSLDSVGSSVSSQSSTSFPGGGLNPFAPPFPPSLATANDYFKPPAKPFTMARSSSPISQASQVPQVPQQVQIQTASLPLPRSSSLPPRPGPLPPVFIKRESAALPQPMALPDVAPLGKEWEGENALSGNEKRRRTNAVGSIGSSLGSLNGLGALDNVSGRAGTRSRCESNVSSDAEWGGGPVGKRPERLARLGEHLRESMSRGRAKA; encoded by the coding sequence ATGACACCCCCACCATCTCTTATGACAACTTACGCTCGCTCTACTCTCCTCTCTCTGGCTACACCCGAACTACCTCCTCCTAACCCTTTGCGCCTTCAAAGCTTCACTCCCATCTTACGATCGTCCATCTCTGATGACGAGTGGGGCGTGAGGGAGGATCTCTCAACTTTGCTGGACGGTAAGCCTGTATCAGACTTCATGCCTGTACATCGTGACGGCAAAGGGAGATCCGAAGCTGCAAAGTCCTCTTCAGCCGGAAGACCGGTATCGATAAGGCGGAATAGCGATTCTTCAACCTCGTCTAGTACGAGCGAAGTCCTCTTCCATTTCACATCAGTTACGCCGAGCAAAATCAATCCTCCTCAGGTCCTTGTCGAATTTTCGAATCCCTTCACATCTCAAAACTCCCTCGGCGTAGGTATACCTATAAAACTCGGTCGTCGTAAATCCTCAGTCTCATCCATTTTTCAAGGCTTCCCTGCTAGCGTAAattcatcatcctcatcccTTCATATTGCCCCTAATGGGAACCTCAATGTCATCGGCGGGGCAAGGGATTCCATGACGCTAGGTAAAGAGCTGGGGAGAATGAGGTTAGGTAGGAGGGATAGTTTGGATTCTGTGGGGAGCAGCGTGAGCTCGCAGAGTAGTACTTCCTTCCCTGGTGGGGGACTTAACCCCTTTGCGCCTCCTTTCCCTCCATCACTTGCGACTGCGAACGACTACTTCAAACCGCCTGCCAAACCTTTTACCATGGCCCGATCCTCCTCTCCCATCTCGCAAGCCTCACAAGTCCCACAAGTCCCGCAGCAGGTTCAAATCCAAACCGCTTCCCTCCCTCTGCCTcgctcttcctcccttccCCCACGTCCTGGCCCTTTACCCCCAGTATTCATCAAACGAGAGTCGGCGGCGTTACCCCAGCCTATGGCGTTACCGGATGTCGCGCCCTTGGGTAAAGAATGGGAGGGCGAGAACGCTTTGAGTGGGAATGAGAAGAGGCGTCGGACGAATGCGGTCGGGTCCATCGGCAGCTCGTTAGGCTCGCTCAATGGATTGGGTGCATTGGACAATGTAAGCGGCCGAGCAGGAACAAGGAGTAGATGTGAGAGTAATGTATCGAGTGATGCGGAATGGGGTGGGGGTCCAGTAGGAAAGAGGCCAGAGAGGTTGGCCAGGCTCGGTGAACATTTGAGGGAGAGTATGTCTCGCGGCCGTGCTAAAGCCTGA